The following proteins come from a genomic window of Triticum aestivum cultivar Chinese Spring chromosome 6A, IWGSC CS RefSeq v2.1, whole genome shotgun sequence:
- the LOC123130477 gene encoding uncharacterized protein has translation MGHSSPGHPIILAQHSAKEECAARGKGKWSTGLSSYAHLSVEELHSGFLNRLHSNRDYEAGLVNLMKERYEAELSNRYARTADLQENVKSQQEEAVKAKEELTKALTAMEKLKESFNKEHADWETEKAGLTKRAEDAEAALKPVMKLCT, from the exons atgggccacagctctcctggccatcctataatcttggcccaacatagtgccaaagaagagtgTGCTGCCAGGGGAAAGGGTAAATGGAGCACTGGcttatcaagctatgctcatctcagtgttgaagaacttcactccggttttttaaaccgtctgcactcaaaccgtgactatgaagccggtttggtgaacctgatgaaggaacgctatgag GCCGAGCTAAGCAATAGATATGCCCGAACCGCTGATTTGCAAGAGAACGTGAAGTCCCAACAAGAAGAGgctgtgaaagccaaggaggagctgaccaaagccctgacagctatggaaaagctaaaggagtctTTTAACAAGGAACATGCTGACTGGGAAACcgaaaaggccggtttaaccaaaagagctgaggatgccgaagcagccctgaagccagtgATGAAgctgtgtacctag